Genomic window (Magnolia sinica isolate HGM2019 chromosome 10, MsV1, whole genome shotgun sequence):
atgtttatttctcgtcaaacctgttcatacaatcacacagacatggatgaaggggaaaaacaaatacaagattgatccaacacttccgtggcccccaagaaattttcaacggtagatattcaattcacattgtttcctgtggtgtggtccatttgaggtttatatatacttcattattttgctcaagccttaaaattatttggtaaaatagatgaatggtgtggataaaatacataaatcatggtggaccccacagaatttactcagtacactacgGGTACGGAGTTACACAGTACACTATCCGCTTCACTTCTTCAATCAACGCTGCTACGACTCTCTCTTCCATACACAGCTATACAccatttctcaatatatataccTCCCTCCAACAATAAATCACATGAAGCTTCTGAACCTAACGGCAGAAAATGAGGGATTTAATCTACCAGAAGACATCCAGCTAGCCTTCTTCAACAGAAAGGGAGAGACGTATATATAGACAAATAAACAGATATAAAGAGAGAGTTGGGTTTTTTGGCGCCGAATGAAAAAGCCAAGCagtaaaacttttattttttgaaaatatgcGTGGGCGGTAAATCTTAACAGAGGAAAGAGAATTTTGTGAAAATAAAGAGATGTTTACATtccgggtcgagtcgggtcaagtcggttcggaccctttcggtccggattttcggatcggttctgtccggatacacTACTATTCGAACCCGACTCGAAAAAAGATCGGATATAGATTTACAGACTCGATCAAGCCGATCTatgccgtcggttctgttcggaacgataccgagtcgggtcggatcgggtccaacatgcccacctctagttgagACTGTTATATCAGTTAATTAGTTAATGATATTGAGAAAGAAAGATAATAACATAGGTTCCTTTATGAATGCGTTGGTAGTTGAGGGAAGAAATTCTAAGTGAGAGAAGGGAAACTCATCATATTCATGGTTTAAATCTAAGAGCATAGAAAAGATGAAGTGTTGTAACCGTGGAAAATAATAGCATATGAAAAAAGGATTGTTGAAATTCTAAAGCCCAAAAGAGAGATAAAGCAAATGAAGCGCATAAAGAGGCTAATGCACCGAAATCGAGTGATGATGTTAATACTAATGACGTTCTAACTACATCCAAATTTATCTATAtcaataatgtatatatttttgataCGTAGCATTATACCACATGACCTCATATCGGAATTAATTCACCGTATATAACAAGTGTAATAGTGGCCATGTATTTATAGATATTGAAACCTGACACAACCTGCTATTTTACCATGTCATGTCATCCTATGCTGAGCCTAACATCCATGCAGTGTCGTGCCCCTAACTAATTTTAGCCTGATAAGCTATGCCATGCCATCCGCCGGTAGGCCAGATTTACACCCCttactacaccaaaggaaacaatggcgagggatgtccactattaaaaacttcctaaggcccaccgtaatgtttatttgccatccaaaatgttgattaggtcacccaAACATGAAGGGAAAGCGGAAAGTTAATCGtaccaaaacttttgcagccccgTGAAGTTTTTGAGgctgggcatttaatcaccactatttgctttggtgtggtccacttgagatttagatctgccgcatttttgggtttatggcctaaaataagtagagaaaatggatggacagcatggataaaacaaatagatCACAGTGGAACCTACAGAGCTTTCCAGCACCGATCGGTACCGATATGGGTATTGGAGGATCACTACCAAATCTCAATCGGGACTGGACTAGATTGATGATATAGATCATAAATTCAACGGTCCCTACAGTAGATGAGCCACATCCCAAAAATCCTCCCGAACTGCACAATATACCATAGAAAATGAACATCTTCAATGCTCCACCTGGAACTGCCACTACCATCCAACTGTCGTATTTGAAGACCACAGCCCATCCCGGTTTGTCGCGGCACTCTTAATGGGAGCGGACTAGATGTtaccatggggccaccttgatgatgtgttgtatatctccgccgtccatccattttttcatcccaTTTTAGTACTTAGTCCGAaacattaagcaaatccaaatctcaggtggaccacaccaaagtaaaatGTGGTAATTGAATacgcaccattaaaaaatttctaaggcTTATTGTAAGCAGATCCGcaatgttaattttccatccaaaccgttgataaggtcaaccagacctggatgaagtgaaaacacaaagatcaacttgattcaaaatttttatggcctacCAAAAGCTTTTaacggtcattcaccacttttttcagTGGTGTAGTCCACCGGAAATTTGTGTCCCTTCATTTTGGGGATAACATagtgaaatgagctgaaaaaccagatgaacggtgtggatataaaatacatttatcaagatgggccccacacggtaaagGTAACACCCATGAGGTATTACTCGGGTAACACCTAACCCGCCCCTTGTTTATGATGCGTCTTCTTTTTACGCAAGCTTATTAAGATAAGGAGCACGTGACCACTTTCCATCCATCCACTCCTTTTTCCAGATTCTACGGCTTTGATTGCCTTCCACTTTCCCTctcacccaccattgaaataaaaaatcatccaGTGCCCATATGAATTCCCAATTAATCTCACTCCATATTACACGTGGCACATATATACATAGATCGAGACCGTCAATCTAGTGGGACCTACAACTGATGTACCTAAGATCAGGTCAAAAGTATCAGAATCCTGTCCATCTAAGCGGTTTCCTTCAAAAGGGACGGTATAAACTGTACATGGTTGATAGGTGGTGGGAAAAAAAAGTGAAGGTTAGTATCTTACGACCATTTTGGTCTGAAATCTGAACCATCTACTGTATATCCCACTAAACGGACGGTTCAAATCCACCTTCCGCTTTGTCTTTTGTACGGACGGATAAAGGCTGTACCGGAGTTCCTATACAACAGTGGGTATTGTATCTTTCTTAGAATCTTCGATTTCTAGGATCTGGCGCAAAGCTCTCGTTCGATACTGCGCTCTGACAGGCGTCTTTCGTCATCTGACGTCTGCCATGCGTCCACGTATCGCCCCTCCATACGTTCTACACGCACCTTCGATTGGTAGTCACGCATGCACATGTTCTAAAACACGTGCGTCGTGTTCTGGCAACTTGTCACACGTGCTATGTAATCAGTACCTTCAAGAGGAGCTGGAGCTCCCACGTCGAGTGGGCCTGCCGATCCAATCATCAGTCAATGGTATGCGTTCCAACGCACGGTGGTAACATAAGTTCGagctgcgtggggcccaccttgatgtgtgtttgtGTGGAATCCGAACCATGAATCTGATGTGGCTTTTCATGAAAACCGTATATTCCAAGACTCATACCTATCTAaactcatgtgggacacaccacataGAGCAATGTACAATCGACACTTAAAACCTACATATATTCGCTTGTTTTGCCCACCGAAATTTTGAAATGGCTTGGATttcggtggcccacctgaagatcaGGCTGAAATTTGGGATCTGGGTCTAACATTCGGGGGCACAtctgatagacggattggatggcacagataagtcacggtgggcctcacgcaGGTTTGAACGCGCGTGATCATTCCCCTGCAATTTTCTTACGCTCCATTCTCTCAaacgtgggtggcccacctgactagtgtCGCAGACTCGCAGTCGGATATTTGTAAAGAGAAACAATCACTAAGAACCTGCCACGTGTGCCACTAGGTACGTTTAAGCTTAGAAATGCTTATTCATTTTTCTGACCGTCCATTTCTTTCTAAAGAGAATTGCCCACAAGACCCACCTGGTGAACGGGTTGAATTGATCACTGTACTGGTGTGGTACACCCAATTAGTGGATCTGTCGGATTTTGATTCAAAGTgatcatcacgtggggcccatcttttgcACGGATCAGATGTTCTTCACGCCAATTAGGCAGATTGAATCTCAtgcatcagatggaccacactctTACAAGCTTTCCACGAGAATGAACGGTTTTGAAGATCCTCATGGGCCTATACTCAATGTACACGTATGGCCCGTTCGAGGATTTTACCGTCCTCAATGGACAGGAATCGTCTACACCCCGTTTTATCGCAGAAAGCAAAATTCCCAAgatccgtgtggcccaccaagttgTTTATAAGAATCCACTCCGTGAATCAGGTGAAAAACATTATTTTAACCGTatatacaaaatatcattttaatatagaacttcagtaggccacaccaatgggaataGTGTAAACATTTCTACTAAAATATCTAAGTTCAAGCGATGTCACCCGCCGGAGTTTTGATTCATGCCTATTTTTGTAAACGTACTTCATCCAACTGATTACACatgattaacaggtttgatgaaaattACACACCACGGTGGGTCCAAAAATAAACGTACGGTTGAAATTGTTCCCTGCACCGTGGCTGGTATAACTTGTGAATATGGATGATTTTTTTGTACAGAGCCTAGAATAGAGGATAGAACCTGATcgacggagtggatgttacatattggatactgtggaccccacagtgcTTGGATGTTTTATGCAGCAGCATTAAACAGGTGTTTTAGACCGTAGATGATTTGGTCCGTCTCAATTCGGGGCGctgattagatactgacaaggtcagtagccaaatcgctactgaagtgacgtcacctagctatgtggaccccaccatgatgcatgtgttgtatccatacggtccatccatttggagatatagttttatggcatgagaaaaataatgagatagatctcaagttcaagtggaccccaccatagaaaaaagtggggacagtgacattcagcgttcaaaacttcttaggggccacagaagtttcccatcaagcttatatttttttttttcacttcatctatctctatgttaacttatgaataggttggatctaaaaaatacatgatgttgggccctataaatattttaacggtgggtgtgactgatccaacggttttctgtggtgggtccattttaaattttgatctacataattctttttctcatgccataaaacgatctctacaaatggttggacggtatagatacaacacacgcatcatggtggggtccacagagcttggtgacgtcacttcagtagccatttggctactgagcttgtcagtatctaatccgcgcccctcaATTCGACGCAGCAAATATTCGTACTGTGCGCCCCACCTGGTACGTGCAAGGGATCTCAACAGACGTGTGCCACGTCAGCATTCGTGACACGAGTACTTTGTAAGGTCCATCCATCGTCGCGTGAATCGCTTTTTGCATTTTTCTCATCCCCTCTTTACTCTCTCCTCCCAACTCCAAAAATCTCATCACAAGAGAAAAATGTGAGGAATCTGATCATAAAAGGTTAAAATCAGACGCAGAATCGAACCCCTGCAAACCCTTGTAAGAATTCTcaactcccatctctctctctctctctctctctctctctctctctctctctctccattccttgaatttttccaatttttttcttttttcttcgtAATTTTGATCTGTTAAATTACAAATTAGAGCTCAGATTGCTTCGAATTCGATAACCCAAATTCAGATTTTTGGATACAATCATTTAAATCTTCAGAAAATCGGATTTTGATGTGAAAAAGGACGCCTTTCTTCTAGCTCGATCGATGGTTTTCAGGCTCTGGGTTTCTTTTGTGCATTTTGATATATTGAATTGAAATTTTTAGCTAGAATTGCTTTAAATTCACTGACCCAGAAAGGAATTTTCTGAAAAATAATCGAAAATTACGAAGTTGCCAGGTTTTCCAATGACAGAAAAGTGCTTTTTCTTATGCAATTGGATCTATTAAATTAATGTTTTAGGCTATAAATGCTTCAAATTCACTAACCCTTatagtaatttttttaaaagagcaTCAAAAGCTTCTTTCGTTGGATTTCTGtagacaaacaaaaaaaaaaaaaaaaaagcctttttTCTGGCACGTCTGATGATTTTCAGGGCGGATAGTGTTTTTCACAGAGTTCCAATCTGTTAAATCACAGCTTTGGCTGGAATTGCTTCAAATTCGCTGAGCTAGATGTGAATTTCCTGAAAAGGGATCGAAAACTCCGGATGTTGGGTTTTCAATAACAGAATtcgccttctttttttttcggcCTTTTTTTGCTGCATTTTGATCTATTAAAATACAACTTTGAGCTAAAAGTGCCTAAAAAATTCTGACCCAGGTGACGGTttttgaaggggaaaaaaaaaaaatcaatgagaGCTCCAGATATCGGATTCCTGATGTTGAAACGATACCTTTTTCTAGCATGATCATTGGTTCTCAGGTTCTGGATAGTCTTTTCCATGACATTTAGATTACCATGTAACAGACTACTATAATTTCTACATAATTGCTAACTCAAATGGTGatcgtttgaaaaaaaaaaaaatcatctagattTCTCAAGGTCGGATTGCTGAAGCAGAAACTCCACCTTATTCTCACATGATCAATAGTTCTCAAGCTCCAAGTGGTTATTTTTGCTTTAAAGTATGAGTTCTGTCAATAGCATTCAAGGTGGGAATCGTCTCCCGATCGATCAGAAGCAGGGACGAGCCCCTGCAGCTGAGTATCAGCCCTCTGGCCACCTCCAATTGGCACTGGGTGATATGGGTCCCCGAGAAACCGCAGCATCAAAATTGCCTGATAAGAGTAAGAGGGATGAGTGGAGTGAAGGAGGTGTTTTGAGCTTGTTGGAAGCGTACGAATCGAAGTGGTTGCTTAGGAACCGCGCAAAGCTCAAGGGAAGCGATTGGGATGATATTGCACAGCAGGTGTCAGATCGGAATGATGGGAGCAAGGCCTCAAAAGCACCTAACCAGTGTAAGAACAAGATCGAATCAATGAAGAAGCGGTATCGAATGGAGACATCGGGTTCTCCTTGGCAGTTCTATGCTCGTATGGATAGTTTGTTGAAAGGGGTGCATGGTTCTCAATCGAAGGGTGACCCTGCCATTTGTGTGAATGGAGCGGCTGAGTTGGTCCCACAAGGTTTGCCGAAGGTGGAAATGGATACTTCGGAGCCTGTTTTGAGACGGGCATCCGAGGCTGGGAAGACCCAAATCTGCGATGGGGCCGATGTGGAGGCAGAGGGACAAATGCAGGACAGCAATCGAGATGATGGGTCTAACACATTGCCTAACAATAGGAAAGAGAGTAGGGGCACAGGTAGTGATGTTAGTACCCCAAAGAGCAAGATCCCCGATGCCGGTGATGATGAGCCTGAAAAACTTCCATTCAAGCGCAAGAAGAGCTTGAGCAGTGATGTCGCAGAGAGCATCAGAATGCTTGCAGACTCAAttttgaaaattgagcaggcacGAATGGAGATGTACAAGGACACAGAACGTCTAAGAGTGGAGGCGGATCTCAAAAGGAGTGAGATGGAGCTTAAGCGGACGGAAATAATAGCAAACACCCAATTGCAGATTGCGGAGCTTCTATCAAGGAAGCCGCGTGGTAGGAACAACGGAAGTGGAAGTTCATCTTTGAGAACTGAAGCAACCATGTCTCCAACTGTTCCAAGGAACGCTGACAGAAGGAACGGTTAGTTACAGCCTTTGATCTTTTTACGTGGGTCTTTAACTTATAAGCTGCAAATGGGTGTTTGCATAGAGTTTGTTGTATATCAATCTTAGGTAGTTTGTATCTTGCTATGTTTCTTTCCGTTGTCTTTTGGGTTTGttcatgtatgttagaatataTCCTTGAATAAGTAGAACTTCAAGTGTTTTCATTTCTGGCTGCAAATTGTATTTGATTTCCTAGTGCTGCTTTGATCTCTCTCATTCAAGGGCCGAAAATTTTGTATAATGTGTTGCGTCAGCACTACCAAACAGAGCCAGAAGATACCTCTTTTCTTTGTTTGCTGAAgaaataaattgaaaataaatgtAGTAGAATGGAATGCCGTTTGTAAGACGCACTCCTCATCCAACTAGTAGGAACTCGACTCAAATGGATCCAATGAATGGCATTCAGCCTGCAAAACTAAAGCCTTTGAAGGATGTGAGAACAAGTAGTCAGAGAGCTGATCCATCAGATGGATGAACATGATTCACTGATCATTCATAACTAATATAGATTGTGTAGTTTCTATCGAAAGCTGTTTATGAGATAGGAAAAATGGGCACAAATGTTATGTTTCCATTCATTCGGTTCTTCTACCCTATCattcgaagaagaagaagatctgagGACATTAAGCTTTGGTCCATCAGCTGGATGATCATGATTTACTGACCATTCCTAACAAATCCAGATCATGCGTAAACCACCAAAAGCTGTTAATTAGATTTAAAAAGGGCACAAAGGTTGTGTTTCCTTTCTTCTAATGTATCAGTCAGTTTCTATTGCAACCAAGCTCACTCACCTTATGTTaattcataaaaaagaaaaagacacctCGAGGACATGAACATTTGGTCCGTCAGATGAACGATCATCATTCATCGACCAATCATAACAAATCTAGATTATGTGTATAAACTACCAAAAGCTGTTTATGAGAGAAATTGGCACAATGGTTATCTTTCTGCTGTTTTAGTCTTTCTAGCCTGCCAGTTGGTATTCGTTGCTACCGAGCTCACTCATCCATGTCTCATTTGTCTGCATTTTTATGGTTTATAATCCTTCAATGTTGAAATCCTTAGTTAATGAAGTTTAACATGGAGCCTCATGTGGTCCGTTGATCATACACATGCGATTGAagttatgaatggtgtggatggtgggttgttcatcatgcaaCTGATTGGGATGCCCATGGAGCTGAAATTTAAGATTCTTCTTGATGGAGGAACAACCATCAAATTGTCTGCTGCAGTTCTGGGGAATGCTAGCATACCCAGCTCTACCTCAGCCCAGACAGGCCTCATCCTGGGTGGCTCATGTAGTGAACATTATCTAGATTGGAATATCCTAGATGTAGAATATTGGGTTTTTACCTGTTGGATGTGAATAGTGCCATATTTTCTTTCTCAACCATCTTTTTTTCTAGGACACCTATTGAAAAGTTAGGATTTTTCTATTTCAGGTATTTTCGGTGCATTGGCCATCCACACTGCAGCCAGgaaatatcaatggtttggataatggACCATAAGCTCCatttgtacaaactgaaagctagggctgtcaatgagTCAGAGCCTATAGTACCCACTCCCAAGCTAATCAGCTTCTAGGCTTGCCAGGTCTGGGTTTAGTTCTTGAAGACCGGGATCCAGATCCTATCATGTTTAGGTGTCTGTTGGGTCTT
Coding sequences:
- the LOC131217107 gene encoding trihelix transcription factor ENAP2-like, producing MGPRETAASKLPDKSKRDEWSEGGVLSLLEAYESKWLLRNRAKLKGSDWDDIAQQVSDRNDGSKASKAPNQCKNKIESMKKRYRMETSGSPWQFYARMDSLLKGVHGSQSKGDPAICVNGAAELVPQGLPKVEMDTSEPVLRRASEAGKTQICDGADVEAEGQMQDSNRDDGSNTLPNNRKESRGTGSDVSTPKSKIPDAGDDEPEKLPFKRKKSLSSDVAESIRMLADSILKIEQARMEMYKDTERLRVEADLKRSEMELKRTEIIANTQLQIAELLSRKPRGRNNGSGSSSLRTEATMSPTVPRNADRRNG